From one Microbacterium aurum genomic stretch:
- the ccsB gene encoding c-type cytochrome biogenesis protein CcsB produces MPDGLSLDELSRLLVWTAVAIYALAFVAYAIDLGRRSDLAIKQKDARSAVGQRVLVGATAAAGASSGAAAAEPGSIDELRAQEAAAKAELEAPLSARPRYLWARIGTSLTVLGFLFHVGGDVLRGVAAERVPWSNMYEFALTGTMLIVAVYLGVLFKYDLRFLGTFITGLVVVLLGGTVIWFYTAVVPLSDPLKSVWLVIHVFVASLSTALFALAFALSVLQLMQARRERLAIAAIDAKAAAEASGSASAPSRRGLRFLRTLPSADVLESLAYRFTIIGFIFWTFTLIAGSIWANDAWGRYWGFDTKEVWTFVIWVLYAGYIHARATRGWRGTRSAWLSIVGFAAVMFNFTIVNMFFKGLHVYSGLN; encoded by the coding sequence ATGCCCGACGGACTCTCGCTCGACGAACTCTCCCGGCTGCTGGTCTGGACGGCGGTCGCCATCTACGCGCTCGCATTCGTCGCGTACGCGATCGACCTCGGGCGCCGGTCCGACCTCGCGATCAAGCAGAAGGATGCCCGGAGTGCGGTCGGGCAGCGTGTCCTCGTCGGAGCGACGGCCGCCGCCGGCGCCTCATCCGGCGCGGCAGCGGCGGAGCCCGGGTCGATCGATGAGCTGCGCGCGCAGGAAGCCGCCGCCAAGGCCGAGCTCGAGGCGCCGCTGAGCGCGCGACCGCGCTACCTGTGGGCGCGGATCGGGACGTCGCTGACCGTGCTCGGATTCCTCTTCCACGTCGGCGGCGACGTCCTGCGCGGCGTCGCCGCCGAGCGGGTGCCGTGGTCGAACATGTACGAGTTCGCCCTCACCGGCACGATGCTCATCGTCGCGGTCTACCTCGGCGTGCTGTTCAAGTACGACCTGCGCTTCCTCGGCACGTTCATCACGGGTCTCGTGGTCGTGCTGCTCGGCGGGACGGTCATCTGGTTCTACACCGCAGTGGTGCCGCTGTCCGACCCGCTGAAGAGCGTGTGGCTCGTCATCCACGTGTTCGTCGCGTCGCTGTCGACGGCGCTGTTCGCGCTCGCGTTCGCCCTCTCGGTGCTGCAGCTCATGCAGGCGCGCCGCGAACGACTCGCGATCGCGGCGATCGACGCGAAGGCGGCCGCCGAGGCGTCAGGGTCGGCATCCGCTCCGTCGCGTCGCGGCCTGCGCTTCCTGCGGACGCTGCCGTCGGCGGACGTGCTGGAGTCGCTGGCCTACCGGTTCACCATCATCGGGTTCATCTTCTGGACCTTCACCCTCATCGCCGGCTCGATCTGGGCCAACGACGCGTGGGGTCGCTACTGGGGCTTCGACACCAAGGAAGTGTGGACCTTCGTCATCTGGGTGCTCTACGCCGGATACATCCACGCGCGCGCGACGCGCGGCTGGCGCGGCACCCGTTCGGCGTGGCTTTCGATCGTCGGCTTCGCCGCGGTCATGTTCAACTTCACGATCGTCAACATGTTCTTCAAGGGTCTGCACGTCTACAGCGGCCTGAACTGA
- the resB gene encoding cytochrome c biogenesis protein ResB yields MSNSRSDLTEPLRPADHADAPERADDIAQPKLGVVGWLRWGWRQLTSMRTALVLLLLLAIAAIPGSIVPQRTADPNGVIEFQSKNPDLYEIYDKLQLFDVYSSVWFSAIYILLFISLIGCVIPRTKHHYKALRARPPRTPVRLSRLDDHAETVRSLPEGTDADAAAVRAVELAQAQLRKAGYRVERYDTPASGRRGAVTSVSAERGYARETGNLVFHAALVGVLLSVGVGGGLTYTGQTVLVQGDSFVNSLGLGYTSFNPGRFVDTDALPPYSLTLDSFDVSYVPVGEAGQGQAGDFAANLTTREPGQDPKQQTVRVNHPIDMAGDRVYLMGNGYAPTITVRNPDGDIAFRDTVEFLPQDANMTSQGVIKVPDGLSDQVGMVGYFYPTAIDAHSGILTSAYPSLANPVLTLWVYAGDLGIDDGTPRSVFTLDPTDMTQLAGADSGTPALELEPGETVDLPGGLGTITFEDERTTGASEPVKRYVSLSIHRDVGAPWVLAFAIIALAGLLAALFVPRRRMWVKATSADGTLRLEYAGLARGEDPAIAVAVADLVRGHTAALDAEGIGAARGAESGDGPASAPDRAEGARVD; encoded by the coding sequence GTGTCCAACTCCCGCTCTGACCTGACGGAGCCGCTCCGGCCCGCTGATCACGCCGACGCGCCGGAGCGCGCCGACGACATCGCCCAGCCGAAGCTCGGCGTCGTCGGCTGGCTGCGGTGGGGCTGGCGACAGCTGACCAGCATGCGCACGGCGCTCGTGCTGCTGCTGCTGCTCGCGATCGCCGCGATCCCCGGCTCGATCGTGCCGCAGCGCACCGCCGACCCCAACGGCGTCATCGAGTTCCAGTCGAAGAACCCCGACCTGTACGAGATCTACGACAAGCTGCAGCTGTTCGACGTGTACTCGTCGGTGTGGTTCTCCGCGATCTACATCCTGCTGTTCATCTCGCTCATCGGCTGCGTCATCCCGCGGACGAAGCACCATTACAAGGCGCTGCGCGCGCGGCCGCCGCGCACCCCGGTGCGGCTGTCGCGCCTGGACGACCACGCCGAGACGGTCCGGTCGCTCCCGGAGGGGACGGATGCCGACGCTGCCGCCGTCCGCGCCGTCGAGCTCGCCCAGGCGCAGCTGCGCAAGGCGGGCTACCGCGTCGAGCGCTACGACACCCCGGCATCCGGCCGCCGTGGCGCGGTGACGTCGGTGTCGGCCGAGCGCGGCTACGCGCGCGAGACGGGGAACCTCGTGTTCCACGCGGCGCTCGTGGGCGTGCTTCTGTCGGTCGGCGTCGGCGGAGGTCTCACCTACACGGGGCAGACCGTCCTCGTGCAGGGCGACAGCTTCGTCAACTCGCTCGGCCTCGGCTACACCTCCTTCAATCCGGGCCGGTTCGTCGACACCGACGCGCTGCCGCCGTACTCGCTGACCCTCGACAGCTTCGACGTCTCGTACGTGCCGGTCGGCGAGGCGGGACAGGGGCAGGCGGGTGACTTCGCGGCGAACCTCACGACCCGCGAGCCCGGGCAGGATCCGAAGCAGCAGACCGTCCGCGTCAACCACCCGATCGACATGGCCGGTGACCGCGTCTACCTCATGGGCAACGGCTACGCGCCGACGATCACGGTGCGTAACCCCGACGGCGACATCGCCTTCCGCGACACGGTCGAGTTCCTGCCGCAGGACGCCAACATGACCTCGCAGGGCGTCATCAAGGTGCCCGACGGACTCAGCGACCAGGTCGGGATGGTCGGCTACTTCTACCCGACCGCGATCGACGCGCACTCCGGCATCCTGACGTCGGCCTATCCGTCCCTCGCGAACCCGGTGCTCACGCTGTGGGTGTACGCCGGCGATCTCGGCATCGACGACGGCACGCCGCGCTCGGTGTTCACGCTCGACCCCACCGACATGACCCAGCTCGCCGGCGCCGACAGCGGCACCCCCGCCCTCGAGCTCGAGCCCGGCGAGACGGTCGATCTGCCGGGCGGCCTCGGCACGATCACGTTCGAGGACGAGCGCACCACGGGCGCGTCGGAGCCGGTGAAGCGCTACGTATCGCTGTCGATCCACCGCGACGTCGGCGCCCCGTGGGTGCTCGCGTTCGCGATCATCGCCCTGGCGGGTCTGCTCGCTGCCCTGTTCGTGCCGCGCCGCCGCATGTGGGTCAAGGCGACGTCCGCCGACGGCACCCTCCGGCTGGAGTACGCCGGCCTCGCCCGCGGTGAGGATCCCGCGATCGCCGTCGCCGTCGCCGACCTCGTGCGTGGGCACACGGCGGCGCTGGATGCCGAGGGTATCGGGGCGGCGCGTGGCGCCGAGAGCGGCGACGGCCCCGCATCCGCCCCCGACCGCGCCGAAGGCGCCCGCGTAGACTGA
- a CDS encoding cytochrome c biogenesis CcdA family protein: MNPGSVVFDGALWLAIPIAMLAGLVSFLSPCVLPLVPGYLGFLGGAVPTGSRSRATGARGRLLAGVLLFIAGFTVVFVAMGVLAGTLGRFFIQYGDLLTRVLGVVVIVMGLVFLGMFGFAQRTMKPQVRTGLGLVGAPLLGIAMGIGWAPCIGPTYAAILSISATQADPVRAVLLAVAYSLGLGFPFVLLAVGFGWATRSVAFLRRHIRVVNIIGGVLLVALGVLMVTGVWSTLMSQLTGVIGSVQLPL; this comes from the coding sequence GTGAACCCCGGATCCGTCGTCTTCGACGGCGCGCTGTGGCTCGCGATCCCCATCGCGATGCTCGCCGGGCTCGTCTCCTTCCTGTCGCCGTGCGTGCTGCCGCTCGTCCCGGGCTATCTCGGCTTCCTCGGCGGCGCGGTCCCGACGGGGTCGCGTTCGCGCGCCACGGGTGCCCGCGGCCGGCTGCTCGCGGGCGTGCTGCTGTTCATCGCCGGGTTCACCGTCGTGTTCGTGGCGATGGGGGTGCTGGCGGGCACCCTCGGTCGCTTCTTCATCCAGTACGGCGACCTGCTCACCCGAGTGCTGGGTGTCGTCGTCATCGTCATGGGCCTCGTCTTCCTCGGGATGTTCGGGTTCGCTCAGCGCACGATGAAGCCGCAGGTGCGCACCGGGCTGGGACTCGTGGGGGCGCCGCTCCTCGGCATCGCGATGGGCATCGGATGGGCACCGTGCATCGGCCCGACGTACGCCGCGATCCTCTCCATCTCGGCGACGCAGGCCGATCCGGTGCGGGCCGTGCTGCTCGCCGTCGCCTACTCGCTGGGCCTCGGCTTCCCCTTCGTGCTGCTCGCCGTCGGATTCGGCTGGGCGACGCGCTCGGTCGCATTCCTGCGACGGCATATCCGCGTCGTGAACATCATCGGCGGCGTGCTGCTCGTCGCGCTCGGCGTCCTGATGGTCACCGGGGTATGGAGCACGCTCATGTCGCAGCTGACGGGGGTGATCGGCAGTGTCCAACTCCCGCTCTGA